Genomic segment of Methanolobus mangrovi:
ACTCTTGCCGAATTCCGTATTCTTTATACTATTATACTGAGCTTTTCTATCTTCTTCCTGCTCTATACGGTAGTTATCTATGTCCCGTTCATCCTCAAGGACAATTATAATTTCACCGCAAGTCAGGCAGGACTGGCACTCGGTATTCAGGGAATAGCAATGGCTGGGATATCATCACGCGCCAGATTTTTATCATCCAAATTTGGTAAGCAAAAGCTCCTCATAGCAGGTTTTTCAATAACCGGCATCGCACTTGGTGGTCTCATATTTGCAGGTTCACTTTACCATGTTCTAATTCTGATCTTCATATTCGGGGTCGGTTTTGGAATGGTGCAACCTCAACTGAATACCCTTGCAACTCAGGTAGCTCCCCCTGGAATGATGGGGGGCATTGTGTCAGTTTTCAACATAATGAAGTACGCAGGACAAACAGCAGCCCCACTTGTTCTTGCAGTTGTGTTATTCCACAGCGACCTGCACATGGTCTTTGCAACTTCATGCACTTTCGCATTTGTGATTGCGTTCTCTGCTTATTTCTTTAAAGGTGTTTATGAGCGTCTGGATGAATGAGTTTCATTCCATGAACCTGTAACCTTCCCTTCCAACGCCATTTTCCCCAACACTTTCCTGTAACGGTCGCTCACCGGCGAGGTTTTGATATCTGCATACGGTGTCCCTGGAAGCGGTGTCAGGTAATGTGAATGCACATGGCCGCCTTTTTTGCATATCCACTGAATAAGCTCAAGACTCATATCCTGTTCCTCCTCTGTTTCATCAGGGAATCCCACCATGAAGTCCACTATCGGCGTGATACCGTGGTCAAAACAGAGTTCAATGCTATGGACAACATCATCCACCGTGTGCCCTCTCAGGATGCTTCTGAGGATACGGTCACTGCCTGACTGTGCCCCGAGACTTACTTTGGTATTGGTGCAGTATTTTGTGATAAGTTCCAGTGATTCGTTTGTGACGAACTCCGGTCTTACCTCTGACGGGAATGTGCCGAAAAAGATGTTCCTGTCTCCATATTCGTGGAGTGTAGAGAGAAGCTTCTCAACCTTGTCGAGCCGGGGATGTATCCCGTCACTGCCATAGGCGAGGGCATTTGAAGATGTGAATCTCAGGTCCTTGTAGTATTCCACAAATTTCATTATGGAATCTACACTCCGGTGCCTCATTTTATTACCAAAAAGGCGTGGTGTCTGGCAGTACTTACACCTGAAAGGGCATCCTCTACTTATTTCCAGAGGTGACATGAGGGTATTCGGGTCGAAACAGGGATATTTATCAAGGTCAACAGGGTC
This window contains:
- a CDS encoding TIGR04013 family B12-binding domain/radical SAM domain-containing protein, with the translated sequence MDVCFRWNKKNAYSLAALAPLLPGALKVKAPHDGIMIYSFATRQADSVFQEVKKANTESIFIAGGPHPSGAAEETLEHFDYVVVGEGEETLPELIETIASGKDVSRVKGIAYKDNAGKTVFTDKRDPVDLDKYPCFDPNTLMSPLEISRGCPFRCKYCQTPRLFGNKMRHRSVDSIMKFVEYYKDLRFTSSNALAYGSDGIHPRLDKVEKLLSTLHEYGDRNIFFGTFPSEVRPEFVTNESLELITKYCTNTKVSLGAQSGSDRILRSILRGHTVDDVVHSIELCFDHGITPIVDFMVGFPDETEEEQDMSLELIQWICKKGGHVHSHYLTPLPGTPYADIKTSPVSDRYRKVLGKMALEGKVTGSWNETHSSRRS